Proteins encoded within one genomic window of Candidatus Woesearchaeota archaeon:
- the cyaB gene encoding class IV adenylate cyclase yields the protein MEEREVKIIDVDVKRVVDTLLSWGAKKTFEGEIDAIRYVGPDKDTLVRLRKKGPSAEFVVKKRLPSQRVKAFKEYETAVADFETMKQILEQLGFKEHRRSKKHRISYTLGDTVFEFDTLEGIPTYLEIEAPSEEALFEAAKKLGFNKEQCLNWSENDVIQHYRNQ from the coding sequence ATGGAAGAACGAGAAGTTAAAATCATTGATGTTGATGTTAAACGAGTTGTCGATACGCTTCTCTCTTGGGGCGCAAAGAAAACGTTTGAAGGGGAGATTGATGCTATTCGCTACGTTGGCCCAGATAAAGATACTCTTGTGCGTTTAAGGAAAAAAGGACCCTCTGCTGAGTTTGTTGTTAAAAAACGCCTACCTTCACAAAGAGTAAAAGCATTCAAAGAATATGAAACTGCTGTTGCTGATTTTGAGACTATGAAGCAGATTCTTGAACAACTAGGTTTCAAAGAGCATAGACGTTCAAAAAAACATCGCATAAGCTACACTCTTGGAGACACTGTCTTTGAATTTGACACGCTTGAAGGAATACCAACCTATCTTGAAATAGAAGCACCCAGCGAAGAAGCACTCTTTGAAGCAGCAAAGAAACTCGGTTTTAACAAAGAACAGTGTCTGAACTGGTCAGAAAACGACGTGATACAACATTACCGTAACCAATAG